One segment of Deltaproteobacteria bacterium DNA contains the following:
- the hypA gene encoding hydrogenase maturation nickel metallochaperone HypA, whose translation MHELGIARDILDIAVAEAGKHGSRRITRVDIEVGVLRGVVPENLAFLFGYAAKGTIAEGARLSIEEQPARVDCGACGPAEVRAFIVGCPECGSPTARIDGGDALRILSIEIDDPPPREA comes from the coding sequence ATGCACGAGCTGGGAATCGCCAGGGACATACTGGACATCGCGGTCGCCGAAGCCGGGAAGCACGGAAGCCGCCGAATCACCCGCGTGGACATCGAAGTCGGCGTGCTGCGCGGAGTGGTTCCCGAGAACCTTGCCTTCCTCTTCGGGTATGCGGCAAAAGGGACGATTGCCGAGGGGGCGCGGCTGTCGATAGAGGAACAACCGGCACGGGTCGATTGCGGTGCGTGCGGCCCGGCCGAGGTCCGCGCGTTCATCGTGGGTTGCCCGGAATGCGGAAGCCCGACCGCAAGGATAGATGGGGGAGACGCCCTCCGGATTCTATCCATCGAAATCGACGATCCGCCGCCGCGGGAGGCCTGA
- a CDS encoding HypC/HybG/HupF family hydrogenase formation chaperone: protein MCLGVPVRVMSISGTSATAEVGGARREISVMLLEDVREGDWVILHAGFAISKLSPEEAEKTLQYLREIRDAT, encoded by the coding sequence ATGTGCCTGGGCGTGCCGGTCAGGGTGATGTCGATTTCGGGAACCAGCGCGACGGCGGAGGTGGGAGGGGCGCGCCGCGAGATTTCCGTCATGCTCCTCGAGGATGTCCGCGAGGGTGACTGGGTCATCCTCCACGCCGGGTTCGCCATCTCCAAACTCTCCCCCGAAGAGGCGGAAAAGACGCTCCAATACCTCCGTGAGATCCGGGATGCAACGTAA
- the hypB gene encoding hydrogenase nickel incorporation protein HypB, with protein sequence MTEISRRAPPTSAVALVPEIDITLTGTPRHIAQSSGIECTANSACPTVYQNRRRATPASWCIIQRPTHRINGAYAVKVDIEQEIQRSAEDAARNIRLLLAEKKVFAVNLISSPGSGKTTLIERTIEAFRGKLRVSVIEGDIETDIDAARIRKHGVQVHQINTRSSCHIPPFLLLSALERIDLDATDLLFVENVGNLVCPAEVPLGEDLRVVALSTAEGDEKPLKYPLVFKTSGMLVITKTDLLPYVRFDMDRVKAAARAANPRVEIFETSSVTGTGLSSFVGRVGELCREKTG encoded by the coding sequence ATGACGGAAATCTCGCGGCGCGCCCCTCCCACCTCCGCCGTCGCGCTGGTTCCCGAAATCGACATCACCCTGACCGGCACGCCCAGGCACATCGCGCAATCCTCCGGGATCGAATGTACCGCAAATTCTGCTTGTCCCACAGTCTACCAGAACCGCCGGCGGGCCACGCCCGCCTCGTGGTGTATAATTCAACGACCTACCCACCGAATTAACGGGGCATACGCGGTGAAAGTGGACATCGAACAGGAGATCCAGCGGTCGGCGGAAGACGCGGCGCGGAATATTCGCTTGTTGCTCGCGGAAAAGAAGGTATTCGCCGTGAACCTCATCTCCTCGCCCGGATCGGGGAAAACAACCCTGATCGAGCGGACGATCGAAGCGTTTCGCGGTAAGTTGCGGGTGTCGGTGATCGAGGGAGACATCGAGACCGACATCGACGCAGCCCGTATACGGAAACACGGGGTGCAGGTCCACCAGATAAATACCCGTTCCTCCTGCCACATCCCGCCGTTCCTCCTCCTTTCCGCCCTGGAGCGTATCGACCTGGACGCCACGGACCTTCTCTTCGTGGAAAACGTGGGCAACCTCGTCTGCCCCGCGGAAGTGCCGCTGGGCGAAGACCTGCGCGTCGTCGCGCTGAGCACGGCGGAAGGGGACGAAAAACCGCTGAAGTACCCGCTCGTGTTCAAGACCTCCGGCATGCTCGTCATCACGAAAACCGACCTGCTCCCCTACGTCCGGTTCGACATGGACAGGGTGAAGGCGGCGGCCCGGGCAGCCAATCCCCGTGTGGAGATCTTCGAGACATCGTCCGTCACGGGAACCGGCTTGTCCTCCTTCGTCGGCCGGGTCGGGGAGCTCTGCAGGGAAAAGACCGGATAA
- the hypD gene encoding hydrogenase formation protein HypD codes for MRLKYIDEFRDPELARRVVDAIRTSWGERPPMRLMEVCGTHTVSIARAGIRSLLDGAVTMVSGPGCPVCVTPDGYIDAAITLGKRPDTILATFGDMLRVPGRHSSLEKERSGGVNVRILYSPLDAVETAAGNPGKEVIFLGVGFETTAPSIAGAILSAAVRDIGNFSVLSSVRTIPRAMEALASDPEVRIEGFLCPAHVSAIIGSDAYLPLAEKFGVPCVVAGFEPLDILYGIYLLLRQKIRGAAVVENEYSRVATPSGNRKAREIIATVFRESDIGWRGIGVLPGTGLAIADAYSEFDAQKKFGVEIPFTEDKTACRCGDVLKGKITPRECPLFGNACTPAEPYGPCMVSSEGTCAAYYKYGVQ; via the coding sequence ATGCGGCTTAAATACATCGACGAGTTCCGCGATCCGGAGCTTGCCCGGCGCGTCGTCGATGCCATACGGACCTCCTGGGGCGAGCGGCCGCCCATGCGGCTGATGGAAGTCTGCGGGACCCACACCGTGAGCATCGCCCGCGCGGGTATTCGCTCTCTCCTGGATGGGGCGGTGACGATGGTATCGGGCCCGGGCTGCCCCGTCTGCGTGACGCCGGACGGCTACATCGACGCGGCCATCACGCTCGGAAAAAGGCCGGACACGATCCTTGCCACCTTCGGGGACATGCTTCGCGTCCCCGGAAGACATTCCTCCCTGGAAAAGGAACGGAGCGGCGGGGTGAACGTTCGCATCCTCTACTCCCCGCTGGACGCGGTGGAGACCGCAGCCGGCAACCCGGGAAAAGAGGTGATCTTCCTGGGCGTCGGTTTCGAGACAACCGCACCTTCGATCGCCGGAGCGATCCTTTCGGCGGCGGTACGGGATATCGGCAACTTCTCGGTCCTCTCATCCGTCCGAACCATACCGCGGGCCATGGAGGCACTGGCCTCCGACCCCGAAGTTCGGATCGAGGGGTTCCTCTGCCCCGCGCACGTCAGCGCTATCATCGGTTCCGACGCCTACCTTCCGTTGGCGGAAAAGTTCGGCGTCCCTTGCGTGGTGGCCGGGTTCGAGCCGCTCGACATCCTTTACGGGATATACCTGCTGTTACGCCAGAAGATCCGCGGGGCGGCGGTCGTCGAGAACGAATACTCCCGCGTCGCAACGCCTTCCGGCAACCGGAAGGCCCGTGAGATCATTGCAACGGTCTTCCGGGAAAGCGACATCGGATGGCGCGGGATCGGCGTCCTTCCCGGGACGGGGCTCGCCATCGCGGATGCATACTCGGAGTTCGACGCGCAAAAAAAATTCGGGGTGGAGATCCCCTTCACGGAAGATAAGACGGCCTGCCGGTGCGGGGACGTGCTGAAAGGGAAGATCACGCCGCGCGAGTGCCCGCTCTTCGGCAATGCATGCACCCCCGCCGAGCCGTACGGCCCCTGCATGGTGTCGAGCGAAGGGACCTGCGCCGCATATTACAAGTACGGGGTGCAATAA